CAAATCGTCAAAATACTACGAATTATGATATTAGCACTAGTACTAATGACGATACAAACATGGAAGCTGGTTCCCATGGCTTAGAAGCTGAATTGAATGCGGATAGTAACATGTTAAGCCAATCCCAGAAAAGTGTTacaaagaaacaaaaactTGAATTGCAAATAGCTAATAAGAGAAAAGCTGAAAGTGAATATGCTGATAGTATATTGCAGAATTTCAATAAGGAAGAACAAGAATCTTTGGGATTAAAAGCTCATGGTGAAAAGTTAAAACCAGGTGTCTACACCAGATCAAGCAAAATATCAACATATAAACCAGCAGTTCAGAATAAGATAAACATCATAATACAAGAACTTGGATTGCCATTGAGGCCTGTTATGCTAACATCAAAAGTTTTTGATAAGTATGAAGAATTATCAAAACAAATCGTGACGTTAAACGACTTAAAGAGGCATCTCGACAAGCTAGAGGCTGAGAATTTcataataaagaaataaatataaaacaatatataaagttgAATACTAAATGAATGAACTAGATGAAAAACACTTCAATATCACtaaataaatgattttaatgttATGTCATAAATAATTACTTACACATAAGATCAAAACGGGTTCGGGAACTTAACGTAACTTCTAATAGCGCGATTGAATATAAACTgagaataaaattaattatcttgacaataaaacaaaactattattttaaGAGGTCTGTTCTTGAAGTGagtaatatttcaattacttttaataatcttAATCAAGAAACTTATCTAAgaatttgattattatattgatcCATCAAGATTCATTTGGATCAATTTTTACCGTGCAAAAGAAGTAACAACATAAGGTTTTGTTATCCGTTTCATAAACAATTGATCTTGTATTCTATTGTCGAATAAGTaatcatttatttgttgttatatttgttattgatatttttaaaagaaatttagAGAGAAACTTTAATTGTTGAACGATTGAATGGCACCTGCATCTCATATTAAAGCTACGAATTCTAGCGTTGAAAGTACCGTTACAAAACTGCTGATCTCAACCAAGCAATTACTTCAGGTATTGACACAGTGGTCGAAAGGGATTGTTAATGAGAAAGCAGTATCCGATTCATATGTCCAGTTGGGAAACGATTTGAAAATtgtttctaaatttttcaagCATTTGGATGTTGATGTATCAGACTTGGTCGTTGTACCAAAAAATCTAAGGAAAGTCTTAGAATCGGCATTACGTGAATCGCCTTCAGAAGAAACGTTGAATAGATTTCTTCCAACAATTAGAGATATCATTGTAACCTTATTAGAAAAACTTAAGGTAAAACAAGCAGAATTGAAAGCAAGAAAGCAAGAAACTCATGAGTCAGATTTTCCTGGACATAGAAAAACAGCTTCTGTTATGAGTACAGTGTCCACTACTACATCTCTAGGATCAGATAATGGTACTAATGGTAATTCAAAAAGTAGGTCTCCTAGTGTAGTCTTAGATTCTAATTCTAATTCTAATTCAATCGCTGGCGTTAATAGTCAAGAAGATGTAATAAACAGAAGAGATCAAATATCTAATTACAAAAGTAGTGAACAAGTATCTACGGGTAATAATGATATGTCCAGTAATTCACATGTAGACGTCCATAAAAGTGCATTGACACCTCATGCTGAAACAATTACATCGGCTGGTGCTACATCTCTAGAAACTCAGAGCAGCCCAGGGACTCTAAAAGTTCAAAAGACGAGAACTGTCTCTGAAACTGAAGCCctattacaattaaaaaatggttCAAATTTACAGAGACGTGCATCCAAAAGATTTTCAGCATACCAGATTGcaaaattaacaaatcaATCCAGTTCAGATGCCGCTGCCGCAACACCTGCAAACATGATAATTACTAATTCGGCAGACCAAACAGATTTGGAAAGAGAGAGAACTTTTTCAAGACTTTCCTCAGCGACTAGTAATATCGATGACAATGAAAGTGTACCTATGGAACAGAGTGGATCAATTTCTAAAACAATATCAGGGTCCGAAAACGGgaaagttttatttttaaaactaGGTAACAGAGTTAAAAGATGCAATGTAATATTTCCTTCTAATATCAACGAGCTAAGGTTATTGTTTGTTAAGGAATTTGCTTATTCCCCAGGAACAGATGATTTCCCAAGCATTTATATTAGGGATTCAGAATATGATGTATTTTATGAACTAGAACAAAgtgatttaaataatattaaaccaGGGACTGTTTTAGAGCTACGTGTATTAAATGACAACGGCAACCGATTTAATATGAACGAAGTAGTGCATGCAATCAAAAATGAGCTTAATATGAATCAACGATTTCTGTTAGAAGAggttaaaaaattaactcTTAGCAACGAGAAACCATCAAATGTTTTAGATACTGTTAGTGAGTCAAACAATTCAATATCTCCTTTAGATTCCAAATCAGTAAAGGATATCAATCATGAATTATCTATATTAAGACAGATAAGAAACGATGAGTATAAAGCTATGAAGTTAACTATTTCAAAGTTATTAGAAAAAGTTGAGTTATTTAAGACTTTGCATTTAGAAGAAGCAGGTTCATCGACTAGATCATATATAGAAAAGTCTCAATCCAAGCT
The Tetrapisispora phaffii CBS 4417 chromosome 11, complete genome DNA segment above includes these coding regions:
- the BUD6 gene encoding formin-mediated actin nucleation enhancer (similar to Saccharomyces cerevisiae BUD6 (YLR319C); ancestral locus Anc_4.135); this translates as MAPASHIKATNSSVESTVTKLLISTKQLLQVLTQWSKGIVNEKAVSDSYVQLGNDLKIVSKFFKHLDVDVSDLVVVPKNLRKVLESALRESPSEETLNRFLPTIRDIIVTLLEKLKVKQAELKARKQETHESDFPGHRKTASVMSTVSTTTSLGSDNGTNGNSKSRSPSVVLDSNSNSNSIAGVNSQEDVINRRDQISNYKSSEQVSTGNNDMSSNSHVDVHKSALTPHAETITSAGATSLETQSSPGTLKVQKTRTVSETEALLQLKNGSNLQRRASKRFSAYQIAKLTNQSSSDAAAATPANMIITNSADQTDLERERTFSRLSSATSNIDDNESVPMEQSGSISKTISGSENGKVLFLKLGNRVKRCNVIFPSNINELRLLFVKEFAYSPGTDDFPSIYIRDSEYDVFYELEQSDLNNIKPGTVLELRVLNDNGNRFNMNEVVHAIKNELNMNQRFLLEEVKKLTLSNEKPSNVLDTVSESNNSISPLDSKSVKDINHELSILRQIRNDEYKAMKLTISKLLEKVELFKTLHLEEAGSSTRSYIEKSQSKLGVVSDNLLSKVDDIQDIIEVLRKDVAVRGVNPSKKKLDAVLSDLNEAEKELSSMQSFISTEKPGWKRIWESELDKVCEEQQFLTLQEDLAFDLVEDLKKASETFELVKLCCEEQEKYPKKVRTNPILPIPKPGTLNQTRDQLLVDVQSLVPDHESRVDALEKAQKIWQKERILKENDEFQEELGTFVGNASFKKTGGIEEIERIRQQKNEENLRAGLGII